From Aliarcobacter butzleri, the proteins below share one genomic window:
- the secF gene encoding protein translocase subunit SecF, with translation MEIFNQKKIYDFMGKKWPFLIFSTILMIISLVLVFTRGFNFGIDFVGGTIVQVKYDQTAPIEKIREVLKDTKYASAVVTEFGSTEEVTIRITGSSSDLTHDISDEMNKILVPTGNFEIRKIDMVGSKVGAELREKGVISLILALAAILIYIGWRFEWRFAIASILGLIHDIIITLGLLSLFKVDINLDMIAAILTLVGYTINDTIIVNDRIREQVQITKEKDLDKIINESVSRTLSRTVLTSLSTLFVVTTMLIFGGEIIYSFSFTLFVGIIIGTYSSIYFVSSFLKFFGFSVDDYRDKEAEKIKRKKDKEKLRSMYEQGTI, from the coding sequence ATGGAAATTTTTAATCAGAAAAAAATCTATGATTTTATGGGTAAAAAGTGGCCTTTCTTGATTTTTTCAACTATTTTGATGATTATTTCATTGGTATTAGTTTTTACAAGAGGTTTTAACTTTGGTATTGATTTTGTTGGTGGAACAATTGTTCAAGTAAAATATGATCAAACTGCACCTATTGAAAAAATAAGAGAAGTTTTAAAAGATACTAAATATGCTAGTGCAGTTGTAACAGAGTTTGGTTCAACTGAAGAAGTAACTATTAGAATTACAGGAAGCAGCTCAGATTTAACACATGATATTAGTGATGAAATGAATAAAATTTTAGTTCCAACTGGTAATTTTGAGATTAGAAAAATTGATATGGTTGGTTCAAAAGTGGGTGCTGAACTTAGAGAAAAAGGTGTAATATCTTTAATTTTAGCTTTAGCTGCAATATTGATATATATTGGTTGGAGATTTGAGTGGAGATTTGCTATTGCGTCTATTTTAGGTCTTATTCATGATATTATTATTACTTTAGGACTTTTAAGTCTATTTAAAGTTGATATTAACTTAGATATGATTGCCGCTATTTTAACTCTAGTTGGATATACAATAAATGATACAATTATTGTTAATGATAGAATTAGAGAACAAGTTCAAATAACAAAAGAGAAAGATTTAGATAAGATTATTAATGAATCAGTTAGTAGAACTTTGTCAAGAACTGTTTTAACATCACTTTCAACTCTGTTCGTTGTAACAACGATGCTTATTTTTGGTGGTGAAATAATTTATTCATTCTCATTTACTTTATTTGTTGGAATTATAATTGGAACGTATTCATCTATTTATTTCGTTTCAAGTTTCTTAAAATTCTTTGGCTTCTCTGTTGATGATTATAGAGATAAAGAAGCAGAAAAAATAAAAAGAAAAAAAGATAAAGAAAAACTTCGTTCAATGTATGAACAAGGAACAATCTAA